The genomic stretch CTTATGCTCGTCTCGCGGGACATCTGGCGCAAGATGAAATCGACCGACACGGCCTCGAAGTCGAGCGAGGTCTCGTCCTCGAGCGCGGCATCCACCGGAAGCAGATAGTTCTTGCCCGAAACCTGCAGGCCATGGCCGGCATAGAAGAAGAGCGCCACATCGGCGCCGCGCACCTGCTTGGCGAACTGGGCGACCGTGGTCTGTGTCTGCTGCTTGGTGAGGTCGAAGCCGGAGACCACCTCGAACCCAAGGTCCTGCAGGCGCTCGGCCATCGCCTGGGCATCGCGTGCGGGATTGGCGAGCGGCGCGGCGTGCTGATATTGCGAGTTGCCGAGAACCAGCGCGATACGGCGCTCGGCGCTGGCGGCCGTCAAAGTCAAAAGCAGGACAAGCGCGACAAGGCCGGCGCCGCGAAGCAAGACTGCGCAAGACGCGATTGTCCGGGAGCCCACCCCGACCTCAGTTCGCGAGTTTCGTGGCGGAGAATTCGATCCGCCGGTTGAGCGCCTTGTTCTTCGGCGTATCGTTGGCGGCGACCGGGCTCTCCTCGCCATGGCCGGCGGCACTGATCTGCTGACGCGGCACGCCATCGGCGACCAACGCTTCGGCAACCGCCTGCGCGCGCCGTTCGGAGAGCGCCTTGTTTGCCTCGGGCGAGCCGTCCGAATCCGTGTAGCCGGACACCTCCACCTTCAGGGTCGGGCATTTGCCGACCACACCTTCGACTTCGGCGAGCAGCGGACGGCTCTTGGCGTCGAGCCGGGCGCTGGCCGGGCGAAAATAGATGGCGCCGGTGCGCGACAACACGGCAAACCGGTTGAGGCATTCCTCGTCGCTGAAATTGGCTTTGGCGGCATCGGTGGCCACGGGACCGACATCGGCGGTCCCGGCGGCGACCGTCTTCACCGCGGCCGGCTTGCTGCCGTCGGCGACAAAGACGAAGTCGAAAGAAACCGAGGCGGTGGGCACGATGTTCGTCACATTGGCTGCCTGCTGCAGCTTGTCGACGTTCGGCAGCAGGCCGAAGTCCTCGACATGCACCGCGACGGGAGCCTCTGACGCCACAGAAACCTGAGTGTCGCTGATCATGGTGACGACGACGCTCGCTTCCAGATCCTTGTCGACGCCATGCAGGCTAAGCCGGAACGGCAAGGTAGCCTTGATCCGGCGTTTGGCCGGCAAGTCGGCAAAGGCGGCCGGGTCGACCTTCGCCGTCAGTTCGGCCGTGGGAAACTTGAATGTCTCGAAGAACAGGAAGCGCATGCGCACATTGCGCAGGTCGACGCCCGTGTCGACGGAATTGAGATCGAAGCTGACCTTGGCATCACCCGCGGCGCTGAGCGTGCCGGTGATATTCCTGATCTTGTTGGTCTCGACGATCGTGTTCTTCTTGACCGACTGATAGGTGAGCACCGAGGCGTCAGGGTCGAGCGTCCAGTTCGGCGCGGCGTTGGCGGCGTGCGGTCCGAAGACCAGCAAGCCCAGCAGCGCGGCAAGCACCAATCCCAGGGCTGCTGCCTTCGCCCGCACTTTTCGACAGAATGCGACGCCTTCGAACATGGAACGCCCCCGCCAGGACAACCTATCTCGATACCGCAGGAGACGAGAGCATAGTGCACTTGTCCTTGCTTGGCGAGCGGTTCGAGTCAGCCTCGACAAGTGACGCCAGCCTGCCGTGCGCGGGCGAAATGCCTGCTTGGTCATGTCTCGCACTGGGAACAATGCTCGACGAGCTTCGTCGATCGCGAAAAGGCGCTCATGGAACAGGGCGGCGGCCGTCACGCGCACCGGAATCCGACGCGCCGTCCGTCAGAAAGCTACGCTTTTGATTATAAAGGGAAAATCGCCGCAAGAAATATTTTGGGGTTTCACCAACTACCGGGACCATTCGGACGATTTTGCACCCTTGCGGTGTTCCACGGCGCGGTCAAGCGGCCTCGAAAAGCACCGTCAGCCCCTCATCGTCAGCACGTCAACGCCTACAGCCCGGCGGGGCTGGTCTTGTCTAGATGGACGTCCGGCCCCGGCGCGTGCCCGTTACAGGCCTGACATCGAAACTCGGGCATCGCCAATCGATTGTCGATGTCGTTATTTCTGGCGAAACGCGGAGTGGAACGACACAACCAGCGGGCCCAGAATGTAGTCGAGTGCTGTGCGTTCCTCGGTAACGATCATGACGGACGCCGGCATGCCCGGATAAAGAGCAATCTGTGGGGCTGAGGCCAATTCCACCGGATCGACCGCCACGTCGGCAAGATAGTAAGGAAACCCGGTCTTGCTGTCGGTGATTCGATCCGCCGAGATGCGGGTGACGCGTCCATGGATTATGGGTATCGAACGCTGCTTGTAGGATGTAAAACGAACTTCGGCGGCCATGTCGGGTCGCAGGTTTGATATATCCTCGACGCGAACCTGCGCCTGGACGATCAGCGAATTCTCGGTCGGAACGATGTCGAGAATGGTCTGGCCCGGCGCCACGATCGCACCGATCGAGAAGACACTGAGATCCATCACCTGGCCATCGTAAGGCGCGCGCACTTCGGCCCGGTCCACGGCAGCCTGGGCGGCAAACATCTTGGGCACGAGGTCGGCAAGGTTCGATTGCGTATCGATCAGCATGGCCGACAGTTTGGCCCGGCGCTCATTGGTCAATTGCGCGATCTGGCTCTCGAGTTCGGCCTTGCTCTGCTGACTGCCGCCGATTGCGCCGAGGTTGTCGTCGATCAGGCCCTGCAGGTCCGAGGCGGACCTTTCCAGTTCCAGGATGCGCGGGCGGGTCGTCAATCCGGCCTTGAGCAGCTTCGACAGGCTGGCCTTCTCGTCGATCGTCGATTGCAGCTGGGCCTGGTAGGATTCAACCCGAGATTGCTTGCCCCGTATCTGCTCCTCGAGTTCGGCAATGCGCCGCTCGAGTATCTGTTTGGCGCCGGCCATCGAGGCACGCTGGCTTTCCAGATCGGCGATCTGGTTTGCCATTGCATCGTTGAGATAGTCCTCGTGCTCTTTGAGAATGTCTTTGGGAAAGGCAACCACCTCGCTGCCGTCCAGTTCGGCCCGGATCCTGGCATCGGTTGCGCGCAACAGTGCATATTGCTGTGCATAGAGGTTGAACTCGGACCGAACCCTGGTGTCGTCCAGCTTCAGCATGATGTCGCCCTTCCTGACGACGTCGCCATCCTTGACGCGGATCTCCTTCACCGTACCACCGTCGAAGTGCTGTACGCTTTTTCGATTGCCTTCCACCTTGACGATGGCGTCGGCGAGCACGGCGCCGTTCAGCGGAGCAAAGGCCGCCCAGCCGCCGAAAATGCCGAAGAAGGCCAATACGATCAGCAGACCGACATAGACCGGCAACCGAATCGAATCCGGGGCCAGGATACCGGCCTCGCCAGGCAGGCTTCGGTAGGTAAGAACGCCGTCGCTCATCGATCTCTCCGGCCACAGCTCATTGGGTCGCCACCGCGATGGGAGCCGCGCGCTGGTTGAGCAGCGCCACGATCTCGTTTCTCATCCCGAAGGCCTCGACGGCGCCATCGCGCAACAGAAGGATCTTGTCGACATTCGCCAAGGTAGAAGGCCGGTGCGAGACAATGATCACCGTGCTGCCGCGGCGCTTCAGCTCAATTGCGCAGTCGCTCAGCGCGCGATCGCCATCGGCGTCGAGATTGGAGCTGGGCTCGTCTAGAATGATCAGTTTCGGCATTCCGAATACCGCCCTGGCAAGAGCGATCCGTTGCCGGTATCCTCCTGAAAGAACTGCGCCGCCTTCGCCGATCTGGGTCTCGTAACCCTGCGGCAGTCGAATGATCATCTCGTGCACGCCGGCGAGCCGCGCGGCCTCAATCACCTCCTGGTCGACATTGGTCTTGAAGCGGCCGATGTTGGCGGCGACGGTATCGGAGAAGAGTTCGATATCCTGCGGCAAGTAGCCGATGTGGTCGCCCAGCGCGTCGTGCCCCCATTGCGACAGGTCGGCCCCATCCAGCCTGACGGTCCCGCGGCTGGGTTGCATGACGCCCGCGAGATGACGCGCCAGCGTCGACTTGCCCGCGCCCGAAGGGCCGACGATTCCCAGAGCCTCGCCTGCCTCCAGCCGGAACGATACGTCCCGGAGAAGCACTTTCTGCTGGCTGGCGATCGCAAAGCTGACCTGCTCGACCGAGATCTTGCCGCTGGGCTTCGGCAGGTTGAACGATCTTTCGTCGCGCGCACGTCCGTCGACCAGCTTCTCGACCCTCGTCAATGCCGCTCGCGCAAGGACCAGGCTGCGCCAGAGCCCGACGATCTGTTCCACAGGCTGCAGCCCCCGACCGAGCAAGAGGCTCGCCGCGAACATGGTGCCGCCGGTAATCTGCCGTTCAATGACCAGATAGGCGCCGAGGCCGAGGATCAGCGACTGCATGGTGAGCCGCAGGAACCGGATAAGGCCCGACATCAACGCGGCACGATCGCTTGCCTCCGCCTGGCGCCGCAGCGCCAGGTTGCGGTCGCGCCCCCAGCGGCGGATGAGACCGTCGATCATCCCCATGGCGCGAACGACTTCCGCGTTCCTGAGGCTCATCTCGGTAAAGTTATAGTTGTTCGTCGCCAGCTCGTTTGCCTGCTTCAGCGGCGAGCGCACGAGATACTCGTTGAGCACCGCCATGGCGATCAAAAGCAATGAGCAGCCCAATGCGAAGAAGCCGAGCCACGGATGCAGCAGGAAGATGATACCGATGTAGATGGGCGACCATGGCAGGTCGAACAGGGCGTGGATGCCGCTGCCGGTGATGACTTGCCTGAACGTGTCGAAGTCGCGGATAGGCTGGCTCGGCGAGGAGCCGGGCGATGGGGTTTCGACCGACGCGGCGAGGATCTTTGCCGACAGCAGCCGGTCGAGCCGCGCGCTGGCACGCGTCAGGATCCAGGCGCGCATCAGATCGAGGCCGGCCAACGAAAGAAAGGCGGCCAGCAACACCAGGGTCAGCATCACCAGCGTGGTTTCGCTGCCGCTGGTGACGACCCGGTCGTAGATCTGCAGCATGTAGAGTGGGGAGGCCAGGTAGAGCAGGTTGATCGCGAGGCTGAATGCTGCCGCAACCAAGAAATAGCGGCGGCATGCCCGAAGCGCATCCTTCACAATTCGAGACCTGCTATCCAATTCCAGAACCCCACTCGTTACTCGTCAGGCCAGGGGAGCCGCCGCTGCCGGCGGCTCTTTTCACTCACATCACCAAGTCGCTTG from Mesorhizobium sp. 113-3-3 encodes the following:
- a CDS encoding OmpA family protein; the encoded protein is MFEGVAFCRKVRAKAAALGLVLAALLGLLVFGPHAANAAPNWTLDPDASVLTYQSVKKNTIVETNKIRNITGTLSAAGDAKVSFDLNSVDTGVDLRNVRMRFLFFETFKFPTAELTAKVDPAAFADLPAKRRIKATLPFRLSLHGVDKDLEASVVVTMISDTQVSVASEAPVAVHVEDFGLLPNVDKLQQAANVTNIVPTASVSFDFVFVADGSKPAAVKTVAAGTADVGPVATDAAKANFSDEECLNRFAVLSRTGAIYFRPASARLDAKSRPLLAEVEGVVGKCPTLKVEVSGYTDSDGSPEANKALSERRAQAVAEALVADGVPRQQISAAGHGEESPVAANDTPKNKALNRRIEFSATKLAN
- a CDS encoding type I secretion system permease/ATPase, whose amino-acid sequence is MDSRSRIVKDALRACRRYFLVAAAFSLAINLLYLASPLYMLQIYDRVVTSGSETTLVMLTLVLLAAFLSLAGLDLMRAWILTRASARLDRLLSAKILAASVETPSPGSSPSQPIRDFDTFRQVITGSGIHALFDLPWSPIYIGIIFLLHPWLGFFALGCSLLLIAMAVLNEYLVRSPLKQANELATNNYNFTEMSLRNAEVVRAMGMIDGLIRRWGRDRNLALRRQAEASDRAALMSGLIRFLRLTMQSLILGLGAYLVIERQITGGTMFAASLLLGRGLQPVEQIVGLWRSLVLARAALTRVEKLVDGRARDERSFNLPKPSGKISVEQVSFAIASQQKVLLRDVSFRLEAGEALGIVGPSGAGKSTLARHLAGVMQPSRGTVRLDGADLSQWGHDALGDHIGYLPQDIELFSDTVAANIGRFKTNVDQEVIEAARLAGVHEMIIRLPQGYETQIGEGGAVLSGGYRQRIALARAVFGMPKLIILDEPSSNLDADGDRALSDCAIELKRRGSTVIIVSHRPSTLANVDKILLLRDGAVEAFGMRNEIVALLNQRAAPIAVATQ
- a CDS encoding HlyD family type I secretion periplasmic adaptor subunit translates to MSDGVLTYRSLPGEAGILAPDSIRLPVYVGLLIVLAFFGIFGGWAAFAPLNGAVLADAIVKVEGNRKSVQHFDGGTVKEIRVKDGDVVRKGDIMLKLDDTRVRSEFNLYAQQYALLRATDARIRAELDGSEVVAFPKDILKEHEDYLNDAMANQIADLESQRASMAGAKQILERRIAELEEQIRGKQSRVESYQAQLQSTIDEKASLSKLLKAGLTTRPRILELERSASDLQGLIDDNLGAIGGSQQSKAELESQIAQLTNERRAKLSAMLIDTQSNLADLVPKMFAAQAAVDRAEVRAPYDGQVMDLSVFSIGAIVAPGQTILDIVPTENSLIVQAQVRVEDISNLRPDMAAEVRFTSYKQRSIPIIHGRVTRISADRITDSKTGFPYYLADVAVDPVELASAPQIALYPGMPASVMIVTEERTALDYILGPLVVSFHSAFRQK